The genomic interval tttttatgcatatgtagtttgtgagatatagccctatTGGTATAAGTGTCTCGTATGAAGATGCCTAGTTTTTctcataagtttgaaatttttttgatttgtgttagaatttgcaaagctcACCGATTTTTAATCTTAAGGTTTGTAGGTGAGTTGGTTATTGGTCTTGACCTTGGTAatttttgttagtgtttgatttttgttttttgcattcgtgtgaattttagaatttgtttacttgtaattcgatgggttattcccaaattaggACTCCCGAGAAATACTCGATTGGTgtaacaattcaaaaaaatcctACTGTTAATCGTGTAAGTATcctacatataaatcatattatatgtatatactctaGTTTTTCGAACATCcgaaaaatttttgagaaaaaaataatgatttttatgtatttatttgtatttttgaattatttatttattattatttttttggaattatttttaaattattttaaagttccagcttaatgatatttttatttttggattagaattaattgaaaggtttaaatatttttatttacatttggattacttaattttttgaattccggatatttatttactttctgattaattactattgtgtttttctttattatctattcatgtttggattctattaattggattattttgatatgataaaaatgggatcatgtgatcgcaaaattacttgcattttgcccaagatgaattttgatagtttattgttttgtgaacattaaatatttttgacaaaagtagtcgtagtccccaaactaactttaCTAATAACCCTCACATCGGGGTTAAACACCGACCGTGATCGACATGTACtcgatatagaaactatagtttttccaccgctttccgtcggtgaagaataacgacaCTCGATAATTCCCtacgggtcaccgagggtaaacttatgagttctAATATTCTGCTCCAAATCAATGGGGATAAATATACGAGATccgttatttttgttttgacaatagttgtttggggaccctatatgcttggttttgacatccgtgtttattttgaaataaatttgattttgatttttgataatttatgatttttttgtaaatgatccctataaaTTTTTAGTAGGGTCTTCACTGGGCCGCATGCTCATAATCATTGTTAATTTTTCGCGCTTTTGAGACCAGATGCCTACTTTGGTTTCGACCTTCTGGTGTCAGCGCCGTTTCATCGTGCTCTCGAtccatagagctgggttcggggcgtgacaagttgttttttatattccttttcatttataataaaagtTAGCTTCTCAGTTGAGAAgttcattccaaaaaaagagtTGGAGGCTGGCGCAGAGAGAGTGCAGCTGCCGAACAGAGTTTGGAAGCCCTGGAACGGGTCCCAGACGTCGAGGGAGAATGGGTCGACGAACACGTTATTCCTACGGATAATCAACATACTTTATTACGATGGAACAAGCTTTGATCTGATTTTACGATGTAAAATAGAAAGCCTAAACAAAgctaaataagaagaagaagagatgcgCCTTGCAAGTTGCAATAGAATTGTCGTCGTTAATTATGCTCGTTTGGTGAAAGGGAAAAGAGCGAGGGGCTTATTTATAAGGCTTGGACGTGGATTCTGGACTATTCTCGATCTTGTGCTGGTTCGCGTCCCCGAAGTCCCCACAACCTTCTACTACTCCTTTCTGGAACTTATGTTAGCCTCGTGATAAGCATCCACCACGCTCATGATCAAATGATTCAAATTGGGTGAAGAATCTTGATGTATGAACTATGTATGAATGTTTTGCCagatttatatacatatatatatatatatatatatgtatgttagtgtgtgtgtgcatatatatatatatatataaaagtttcaCTTTAGTTCCCTTCTCCcgccctttttttttaacatttctcGCCCAAAATGCTGGAAAAATCCCGCCTCTCAGTGACTTACCCTTTTTCGGTTCCCtcttcatcttgttcttcttgttgttgttgttgtcatcatCTCTGACTGTCTTCTCCATAACATATTGGTTTTCTTGGAGAGTTGGGAGTCCAATCCATCATGGGAAAGCACAGCAAAGGCCGCAAGAGAGAGAACCTGGGCAAAGGCAAGGTGACCCCTGTCCAGATCGCCTTCATTGTCGGCCGCTACCTCGAGGATAATCACTACACCAACACCCTATCCTCCTTCAAATCTGAGGCCGTGGATCTCTTCTCGAGAACCAAAGGCAAAGAGGTACTGTCGTCCTCctgctttctttttggaattttccaactttttcaatGTTTGAAAAGAGAAAATGGGGACAGGTTCCCAAAGGATTGATGGGGTTGGGCGATATATTAGACGAGTACATAAGCTTGAAGGAGCAGAGATTGATGGTGGATCACGAGAAAAGGAGAGTTGAGACTGCCCTTAAAGGGTTTCAAGATGTCATGAGGGCTTACTACTCAGTCTCTGTGGGTGTGGGGAACATACCTCTTCCTTCATCtactcctcttcttcctccctGTGCTTCAGTGGCGGCTTCTATGGCCCCACTCTACACTCCGCCAATCAACACCTGCAATGCATCTCCTTCAGGTGCACTCCCACCTCTTTCATGTTGAACTGTTCCATCATTTACACACtaatgttttatataataataataattattattattattattattttttgtatttgtatttgtatgtgGCCTTTTGCCTGACTAAGATAGCGGCCTTCATCTAGTTACTGTTGCTGAATGCCCTAacttttttttggtttggttaCTCTGGTTAGCAAAGTGGGGTTTTTGATTAGACTGTGATTAACTCAAGATGATTGATTTTCTAATTGATTCTTGCTGAAAATGAGGGCATATTAATTAAACATTGAACAAGATTGATCTGTGTTGAGGATGTAATAGAAGACAGACAGGCCAGGCATCAAAGAGTTTTCTTATCGGATATACCaatcaattttatgttttccttgGTATGTTTGCCTAAGTTCTACCAAACCAGGGCTAAGGCAAATCTTAGGTAGTGATTTTATGAGATGAAACAAGCCCTTAAACTGTGTATTATCTGATTTAGAAGGTCATTTTCCTTATTGAAAAGCACTACGGTTTAGCATGTCAAAAAAATTCTCCTGTTGCTTGTGAATTATGCTCAGTGAACTGCTTCCTATTTATGCCCTTGTTTAGTGACTATATATCGatcatcgtcattcctttgttTACTTACCCTGATGTGTGTGTAAAGATGATAATTAGATGAAGCAATGGCTTCTGGTGATTACATTCTAGTCAGTTGCATTAAGTTAGTGTTGGAGGGAAAATGCTGCAGCTGTAGTTTTCTTGGCCTTGTGTATAAGCTTTTAATGTTTACATCCTATCTCCTGATGTTGATAGGAGTTGaatcattttaattttggcAGGTCACATAATTAATGCGTCTCCCATGTTGAACCATGAACAACAATCTGTGTTTCAACAAAAGGCTGCCGAAAATAGGAGTTCGTCAACTCATGCACCCAAGTCTTCATCTGCCAACAAGAGAAAAGCTACAAGGTCTTTTCAAAAGCATCCTTCAGCTCCTAAAAGATCATGTGTTCAATCACTCAAAGATTCATTTAATGAGCAAGGTAACTCCAATTTGTCCTACACTACTTGGTATATCTGTTACAATGTTCTATCTGTCAGAAATGCCTTTTCTTCTCAGGTAATACACTATCCTCAGAGAATGCATGTGCCAAAAGCACCATAGGTGACACAGAGAAACCTTTGGCTGCTGAATCAACATCAGGAGACAATTTAAAACTTGCATCTACAGTCCAAGAATCAGCTGTAGCAAGGACAAGCTTACTCAAGCATCCATGTGATCATGAAGGGTCTTCTGGTTCCCCTAAAACTCCTGGGCAAAAATTTGCCACTCAGGCAAACAAATTTAGGTCTCCTCTTGATGGTTCTCCAGTCCGTATTATCAATACTACTGAATCAAATGGGAGTTGCCTCATCCAAGTGTTCTGTAATATCTAGCAAAACAGTTATAGTCAGCCCTCTCAAGGACAATGGTTATTTTGCTGTTGAGAGAAGCTACCATGTTACAACATCTTCACCTTTGCATTCAAACACAAAGGAGCCCATCAGAAGAGAGCACATAAGGGGGAGGTTGGATTTTGATGATTCTGATTTGCCTGCAAGCTCAGAGAAACCTCTTGATACTGACAGCTCCACTTCTTCAACTGACGGGGAAACACAGGAATTTGACTTTGATCTTCCAGATCTTGATATCCTTGGGAGGGATTTCTCATTCTCTCAACTTTTAGTTGACTTTGACATTGATTGTGAAAAAATTCCCGGCGGCGAGTCAACCACAACTGATCTCCTTCCAGGGTAACCTTATATTCCTTATATCTGTTGCATTATTGCCTCTACTTAATTTAACTATGTCTAGTATCCTCTGTTAACATGCATCCGGCAAACTAAACCCAGGGCAATGCACAATGTGTTCAGTGGATGCATGGAAACAAATCAAACTAGTGTAGCTCCCTGCGAATCATCTTTAACAGCTCTTTCTCCAGAGGATTCAAACATGCAAGGTTTCAAAAGATTCCAATTAATTGGCACTTTGTGCAActacatttttataaaagtatatCCTTATTCTGTTTTATTGCTTGCCTGTAAACAGCTTCTGATTCTGTGGCTGCCTTAAGAAGTGTTACACGGTGCATAATTGTGAGTCCTGCTAGGCCATAACCTCTACCTCATACATCccttttgtgttcttttctcCTTTGTTTGATTTCAATTAATGCTGAATGTTCTgctttcttatattattttgtttgattttattgacAGCTAAAACAAGGGGAAATTCAACCTCATCGCCCGTAGTTTCACCAGAAAAACGTAGCTAGACAGCTAGTAATAGCATAACAAGAATATGCTTTTAGAATGGTTTAAAAGCAATATGTAGTTAGTGTTCAACTAATTATGGTCATTGTTTTGGTCATGTACTCTTTGATGTTACTGCTTTGTCTAATACAGCTATTGCAAGTGGCTATGGATAGTAACTTAAcaattgttattgttgttgtcttTAAACAAGTCTAGCAATGAGTACTGCTACCTAACTACATGCATCTGGTTGCTGTTAAATAAATAGTTCAATGAGCCAAATGCATTAATTACTTGAACAATGTTGAGAAACAAATTAATCATGTGGCTTACAcatttttttgttcaaaaaataaaaaaaaaagaaatgagtgaataaataaataaaatcatgattcaaattttggaatatcatttttttcttgcaatcGAGAGATTGAGGGTTTAACTCTCTTACAGTAATAGTTGAATGCGtcttttttaaacaaaaaaaatagttgaatGCTATggttttctatatttattataaaaaaaaagagaaagaaagaaaggaagaaaaaatcTCTCAATGTCAAGTTGTCAACCTCTTGTTATAGCAGCATATGCTTGGCGTTGGTTCTGATCTGATGCATATATATTCCCAgctaattatcaaaattaaggGATGGCAGTCGGGAATGCTTGCACCTGATGTTTGTGCTTGTTCATTAAAACAGAAGTCAGAGCAAGCCTGAAACACTACAGACGATAGTTCATATATGCTTCAATATTACCTTTTCTAAGTCCCTTGAATGAAGTGGAATTGAAGACCATGATTTAGAATGCCAAGTCTTCAAGCATCTGAAAATATTAGCCAACAATATATAACCAGTATCACAGAaaaccatttatatatatatatatagtgcgtTTAGCATTTGTTTTAGCAGTAAATAAGAAAGaatgaaatgattaaataaactcactgttttctttattaattaatttacttaCAGGTAATGGAAACAAAGGTATCACCACTCAGTATGCATAGATCATTGGTCATGTCTTCATGCAGCTGCAACAACAGAACTGCCTGCTTAATTAGACAATCATCTcaacaaccaaaaataaataaataaataaataaagatcatCTCAGTTACATATATAAACTACAAGAACAATAATATATCATCatcatattcatattcatatgcgcatatatatatatatatatatatatatatatatatgccaagtAGTGAAGAACATACCTACAGTACAGACAGACAAGAATCGATGGATTGAGGAAGTTGTCAAACAGTCCCATATATGGCCTTCTTCTTAATTAGATGAACTCAAAGATGTACTGGTTAATAAGGTGATCGATCACATGAGAAGatctatatatatgaatatggaTGGAGGAAAAATTCAAAAGGATCGCATGATCCGATCGAGACTCGAGTGGCATGGTCGAGATGTGTGTGCATCGATCTGCATGCCCGGCCAGAGAGACATGGATCAATGCGATCCCTTTGGATGCTTCCTCAAACCACAGAGCAAGAcaatatgtaattaattaaactctttctctcatctcaTGAATACCACAAATGGAATCAAGTGCTTCTGCAAGAGCTATACCACTCACTTCTTCTTAAAGAGCACTTTTTTCCCCCCTCAAAGGTAACTGCGCCTCCCTGCATGCCCTAGTTTTACAGGAAATTACTAACAGGCCCTTTCATGCTGTTTGAGCCAGTGATGTGAAGTCAAGGGCTGATGATGAACAGCATCACATATAATACAAGTTTCAGTAATACCTTTGCTTCTAGCTACACCTGTGGCTATATATCATATATGGATTTGGACATATCATCGAGCTGTGAGATCTAATACCTATTCTATACTTTTTCAAAAGATTGTGAAAGGAAAAGTCATGCAATTACCTGACaaacatttatataattaatgctGTTAAAATTGTTTGTTAAATGTGCATGGATATTTTAATCCCATGTGACGTGTAGAGAGCTAGCAAACCATTACAGTCCAATCATTTCGCCATTCATGGGATTCCCCCATCCTCTCTGCTACCATTTATacctattattatatatcaatattattcttaattattattttaactctTTTTTTGACGTTTTCTTAATTAGCATTAATTAATGTGGTCCTATGCCTACGGAATAATTAACATTAACATATGTGGTGGGGTTGACAGACTCATGAAGAGGCACCACGTACACCATGCCACATGTTTAATTACCTCttgctaattatatatatatatatatataaacaacaacaacaaattcatTACAGACAGTGAATTATATATAACATCGATctatatatagttaaaaatgGAACAGtacttaatttgttaattaacgTGCAGCTATAAATTTAActtcttacatatatatatatatatacacatgatgATTCGAGAATATCAatgatatatattcatatatggTACAAGACTACTTGTTTGTTTGGGACATCAATATTGACTGGGGTTCACTATGTGGATCCTCCACCAATTCATGAAATATATGCTAGTTCTCCTGCTGCAAAGAAAAATGGTATAGTGCCCAGCCACTAGGGAAACATATGTAGTAGGATATATGGTGTAGTGTCATGTTCCTCTATGAGAAGAGGAATTTGGAGGATCTCCAATTCTACGGATACCCCATTAAGTGCCAACCAAGGCCCACTCACATTTCAATTTCCACATGTCATCCATTAACACTTCTCCGGTACCACCATCCTCATGCATGTGAGTCATGTGAcccatatatatgtattaactAAAGTACTAGAACAAATTAAgatcaaattaatcaccatttGATATATCTTAATTTACGTACGGCCTCTTGATTTGGTATAAAGTCTGTCACTCAATTAGTTGgttaatattcatatataataaGCAAAGGTAATTGCATATTTTGACTTCTTCCTCCTAGCtaaatataacaattaattaattgttatcttaaaagttaaaaccatTCACGTGCACCTAAGTGGGTATGTATATATCAGAAACATATGAAAGACAGCAGACTAGTGTTTAGCGTGTTTGTTTTGGAGCCATGTCTATTCACATGGCCTACCACTCATTGTGGTCCATTCCCGGCCTGCTGCACTTGAGCAGTCATATCTGTATATATGGTGCTGGTCAGTGATCAGTGAACACAATTCCTTTAGCTTTCAAGGCAAGGACCAACCTATTATATTTATTGCACATGATGTGAAaggattaatttttaaatatttctttttgcttCGTCACTGACCACTTGATATCTCGTTaaccacaaataaaaaatatatatatatatacaatatatatcgCTTTTAATTTCATCATGCATGCATCTGATTAATTTGGATTAATGTATTGATTGTGTTAGTTATAACtgttcattaatttaattaatcacCGAAAGTTATATGTATATCTGATTGAGTAGCTAGGAGGCATAATTTCCCAGTCTAATTAATAATgaactatatattattatatatcaagAAGAATGACCTCATATATTACTTGTGTTTCTTAGTAAAATTAATCCCATTGAGTTAGGATCGAATACCTCTGACTTTGAGATATTCAAACTCTAGTATGGGAAGGTAAATTAAGCAAGCAAACGAACATACATTGTgtgttatatattatatagagtGGGTTGGCCGTTGGCGCAACAatcagaaataaaacaaatgtaaatatctctttaatttaatttattctagATAGCTAGCTAGCAGGTAGGAAAGTCTGGAGGTGGTGGAGGGAGCGTTGAATAAGGTGTGGGTCCATTCCCAACCTCAAAAGCCATACCCAGACCTATGGGAAGGTGTGAATCCAGATGACAATGCATCAGCCAAACACCTGCATGCGcgcataatatataattataaaacacaatattaatttaactgatatatatatatatatatatatgtagcgCACAATTGTAGTAGCTAGAAATGATTAATAGTTTATATACAGAATGAAATTTACTTTCAATATCAATATACCTGGATTATCAGCTCTGAACCTGATGACTGCCCAGCCACCAACTGGAACAGCAATAGTGTTCCGAACCAACGGATGGACCAAGTTGAACATCTTCTGTGCTGAATCCTGATTGTAGTTTCCGAAACCCTGGGCCagcacaaaaaaattgaaaccatGAAGATGCAATGGATGACTTTCAGCTCCAATTAAAGCTGTGTTCTGAAGCACAATTTCAACTACTGAGTTGTATTTCAGCCTTTTCAATTTAGTGCCAGTTGTTGTCAATATCAAAGGCAGGCTAATGTTCAATGCGTTGTTGGTGTAGTCAAACACCAAAGGAGGCTCGTCAGGAAAATCGCTAGTGTAGATCCCCTGGACGCCATTGAAGTGTGCCTCTAACAAGGACATCTTGGTGGGAAAATGGAAAGATATGTTGTTCATGTTTCCAAGCAATTGGAATCTGTTGCACTTGGTCTGATCAGGTAGGCAGGGCATAACTCCCAAGCCAAAGGTCATAAACATTTTCTCATCCACATCAAGGGGAACTGAAGCCATCCCTGGCTTAATAAGTCCGGTTAAGCTGGAGTAGAATTTGTAGGCAGTGGGTGTATCATTGAAGGCAGGCATGAAGGGCATAATAATTAATGAACCAGTATTGGTTGATGGCGGTACATTGTTGCATTTATATTGAAGAATGCcagtggtggtggtgttgtcGAAAGGGGTATTTGGAGGGCCGACCGCACTTATGTACGCTCTGGCTGCCATATAGTATTGACCAGGAGGAGCATCGGCGACCATGAGAACA from Dioscorea cayenensis subsp. rotundata cultivar TDr96_F1 chromosome 7, TDr96_F1_v2_PseudoChromosome.rev07_lg8_w22 25.fasta, whole genome shotgun sequence carries:
- the LOC120264666 gene encoding LOW QUALITY PROTEIN: uncharacterized protein LOC120264666 (The sequence of the model RefSeq protein was modified relative to this genomic sequence to represent the inferred CDS: deleted 1 base in 1 codon), yielding MGKHSKGRKRENLGKGKVTPVQIAFIVGRYLEDNHYTNTLSSFKSEAVDLFSRTKGKEVPKGLMGLGDILDEYISLKEQRLMVDHEKRRVETALKGFQDVMRAYYSVSVGVGNIPLPSSTPLLPPCASVAASMAPLYTPPINTCNASPSGHIINASPMLNHEQQSVFQQKAAENRSSSTHAPKSSSANKRKATRSFQKHPSAPKRSCVQSLKDSFNEQGNTLSSENACAKSTIGDTEKPLAAESTSGDNLKLASTVQESAVARTSLLKHPCDHEGSSGSPKTPGQKFATQANKFRSPLDGSPVRIINTTESNGSCLIQVSVISSKTVIVSPLKDNGYFAVERSYHVTTSSPLHSNTKEPIRREHIRGRLDFDDSDLPASSEKPLDTDSSTSSTDGETQEFDFDLPDLDILGRDFSFSQLLVDFDIDCEKIPGGESTTTDLLPGAMHNVFSGCMETNQTSVAPCESSLTALSPEDSNMQASDSVAALRSVTRCIIVSPAKTRGNSTSSPVVSPEKRS
- the LOC120264973 gene encoding laccase-7-like, coding for MARYIFLVAFVIATVSSWAQAAVVEHTFNVGNLKVRKLCRNSIITAVNGQYPGPTISAYEGDTLVVHVVNHSPYNISIHWHGIFQLLSAWADGPSYVTQCPILPGNKYTYKFNIIAQEGTLWWHAHFSSLRTTVYGALIIQPRAGPNAYPFPKPYKEVPILLGEWWKSNMADIEKVTINAGGIPPPSDAYTINGRMGDLYRCSSKHTYKLEVEPGQTYMLRIINAAMNNQLFFKIAGHSFTVVAVDASYTMPYKTDVLVLAPGQTVDVLMVADAPPGQYYMAARAYISAVGPPNTPFDNTTTTGILQYKCNNVPPSTNTGSLIIMPFMPAFNDTPTAYKFYSSLTGLIKPGMASVPLDVDEKMFMTFGLGVMPCLPDQTKCNRFQLLGNMNNISFHFPTKMSLLEAHFNGVQGIYTSDFPDEPPLVFDYTNNALNISLPLILTTTGTKLKRLKYNSVVEIVLQNTALIGAESHPLHLHGFNFFVLAQGFGNYNQDSAQKMFNLVHPLVRNTIAVPVGGWAVIRFRADNPGVWLMHCHLDSHLPIGLGMAFEVGNGPTPYSTLPPPPPDFPTC